The DNA sequence GACGATGGCTGCGTCGCCGGTGGCGGCCATGCCGGTGGTGTCGAACTCGTCGTCACTGTTGGCCGCCAGTGCTATGCAGACGTACACCGGCAGTTCCTCGACTGTATCGGCGAAGTAGAAGTACGGCTCGTCGCTGTCCTCGGTCGTGGCCAGTCGCGTCTTGTACTTCCGCACCATCGCGGGTGACATGGCTGCGACGACCGCAGCCGGTGATGGCGCGGTAGTGGAGGCGGACGATGAAGGCGTGGGCTCCGCACTTGGAGAGGGCATCTCGCTTGGTAAGGACGCGGCGGACGGTGGCTCTGCCTGCGGTTGGGGCTCATCCCGGCTGCATCCGGCCACGCTGAGCAGCACGCCAGCTGCACCTGCCGCAATAAGACGCCTCAACAAAACCTCCAGTTTGGACGAGATCCGTCCAGGCTGTCAGCGCTCCGTGCTGAGGTCAACGAGACGATGTGGTGGCGTCGTCTGCGGAGGGCCCAGCCGGCGCAGGCCGTTCGACCGATAGCTGCCTACCCGATCGATGACGAGCCGGCGCTCAAGGCAGCCAGGCGAGAAGGCTTCCTCCCTTGGCCTCGATCGCCGTCCTGGGGCAGAATCACGACATGGGCCTCATCATGGTTGAAGTCCAACGTCCAGTAGGTGAGCGGCGTTGGTTTCCATTCACATTCGAGGAAGCGGGCCTCGGATTCAACGAGAGATGGTGGTACAACAACCCCGTCTATCCCAGGCCCGAGAGAACCTTCCTGCGAGTCACGGAAAGCAACAGCGAGGTCGCGCGGGTTTCCCTCGGCGACGACGTCGACATTCGTAATTACGCCGAGGTTCCGCCCCTTGGAGCCATCGCACTAGAGATCCGGTTCATTGAGGTGCACAGCGATCACCGCGGCCGAGGCATCGGCCGCACTGTCGTCGATCTCCTTCACGACCGTTACCCAGAGCGTCGGCTGGTGGCCTTCTCCGAGGGTGCCGACGGCTTTTGGTCATCTCTCGATTGGCCACGGTACCTTCACATCGATCCCGAAGAGGCGTCGAGGCGCCGACCACTCTTCATTCAACCCTAGTACTCCAGCCGGGGATGTTGACCTCGGCTGAGCTGCGGTTTGGTGCGGTGGGGGTACGAGGACAGCCACCGTCGATCATGGACGGTTGTGTGGACTGACCATGACGCAGCGGTGGCTGCCGGATACAGGGTAGACGCCCAGCGGTGGCGGGTGTTGTTCGACGAGCTGATGTTGACGGTCGGGCGGCGTTTCCGCAGGCCCGAGCCGCGCCGCCGGGTTCGTGACTTCGTCCGAGGGCTGTTGGCGCCGCTACCGCGGAAGAACTGCTGGAGCATCGCTGAGCACGCCGGGGACGCCAGCCCGGACGGGATGCAGGACCTGCTGACCCGGGTGACGTGGGACGACGCTGAGGTTCGTGCCGATGTCCGCGAGTTCGTCGGTGAGCATCTCGGTGATGTCGAGGCCGTGCTGGTCATCGACGAGACGGGTGATCTGAAGAAGGGCCGGCACACCGTCGGGGTACAGCGGCAGTACTCGGGCACGGCCGGGAAGATCGAGAACTGTCAGCTCGCCGTGCACCTGGTCTATGCCACCGAGGCTGGGCACGCGATGCTCGACACGGCCCTCTACCTGCCGAAGTCGTGGTGCGACGACCCTGATCGCCGCGCCGAGGCCGGTGTCCCTGAGCAGGTGCGCTTCGCGACCAAACCGCAGTTGGCGTCCCGCATGATCGCCGCCGCGGTCACCGCTGGGCTGCCGTGCCGGTGGGCGACCGGCGACGAGGCCTACGGCAGCGATCCGCGGCTGGCCGCCCGGCTGCGTCAGCTACGACTGGGCTACGTCCTGGCCGTGGCCTGCTCACATCAGGTGATCACCGGCCTGGGCATCTACCGCGTCGACGGCCTCGCCGCCGAGCTTCCCGACACCGCCTGGCAACGGCTCTCCGCCGGTCGAGGCGCGAAGGGCCACCGCTACTACGACTGGTCCTTCGTCGCCCTGCCCCACGCCACCGACGCCCACGGCGGGCACCACTGGCTGCTGATCCGCCGCAGCCGCCGCACCGGTGAACTGGCCTTCTACCGCTGCTGGTCACCCGAGGTCGTCTCCCTCGGCACTCTCGTCGCGGTCGCCGGCCGGCGCTGGAAGATCGAGGAGTCGTTCCAGGCCGCGAAGACTGGCCTCGGCCTCGACCAGCACCAACACCGCCGCTGGACCTCCTGGCACCGCTGGAGCACCCTGGCGATCCTCGCCCACGCGTTCCTCGCCGCCGCGACCACCGAGCACCGCCACCGCTACCAGCCGGTCGGGCTCATCCCCCTGACTGTCAACGAGCTACGCCACCTGTTCCACGTCCTGATCATCGAACCCACCCGCCGACTCTGCGACCCGCTGCTCTGGTCAATCCGCCGACGCCGCCACCAAGCCCGCGCCATGAACAGCCACTACGCCCGACAAGCCCTCATCGAGCCGTGATCACGATCCCCGGCTGGAGTACTAGGCCTAACGCATTGGCGCTGAGGAGTGCAAAGTCCCGCGACCTGCCGACTCATTTGTTTGAGGGTGCGACTGTTGGTGGCACGCACGCTCCAA is a window from the Micromonospora sp. DSM 45708 genome containing:
- a CDS encoding GNAT family N-acetyltransferase produces the protein MGLIMVEVQRPVGERRWFPFTFEEAGLGFNERWWYNNPVYPRPERTFLRVTESNSEVARVSLGDDVDIRNYAEVPPLGAIALEIRFIEVHSDHRGRGIGRTVVDLLHDRYPERRLVAFSEGADGFWSSLDWPRYLHIDPEEASRRRPLFIQP
- a CDS encoding IS701 family transposase, which produces MLTVGRRFRRPEPRRRVRDFVRGLLAPLPRKNCWSIAEHAGDASPDGMQDLLTRVTWDDAEVRADVREFVGEHLGDVEAVLVIDETGDLKKGRHTVGVQRQYSGTAGKIENCQLAVHLVYATEAGHAMLDTALYLPKSWCDDPDRRAEAGVPEQVRFATKPQLASRMIAAAVTAGLPCRWATGDEAYGSDPRLAARLRQLRLGYVLAVACSHQVITGLGIYRVDGLAAELPDTAWQRLSAGRGAKGHRYYDWSFVALPHATDAHGGHHWLLIRRSRRTGELAFYRCWSPEVVSLGTLVAVAGRRWKIEESFQAAKTGLGLDQHQHRRWTSWHRWSTLAILAHAFLAAATTEHRHRYQPVGLIPLTVNELRHLFHVLIIEPTRRLCDPLLWSIRRRRHQARAMNSHYARQALIEP